Proteins from a genomic interval of Beijerinckia indica subsp. indica ATCC 9039:
- a CDS encoding ABC transporter substrate-binding protein, producing MRLRTLLFSACAAVTFAGTAIAETLTIATVNNGDMIRMQKLTDDFKAKNPDIDLKWVTLEENVLRQKVTTDIATKGGQFDIMTIGNYEVPIWAKRGWLKPLDALGANYDEADLLPTIHEAVSYDGKLYASPFYGESAMVMYRKDLFEKAGLTMPAEPNWDFIAEAARKITDKNASIYGICLRGKAGWGENMAFLTALANSMGGRWFDEQWKPQFDQPEWQKSIDYYVKLMKDAGPPGASANGFNENLALFQTGKCGIWIDATVAASFVSNPKDSAVADKVGYALFPASGTLGNHGNWLWAWSLAVPAGSKKDKAAQKFIGWATDKAYIDLVAGKEGWASVPPGTRISLYENAQYRQAAPFALPTLAAIKAANTAKPTVKPVPYTGGQFVAIAEFQGIGTAVGQQFSAALAGQVTPEQALRNAQQLTAREMTKAGYIK from the coding sequence ATGAGACTCAGGACTTTGCTGTTCAGCGCCTGCGCTGCCGTGACTTTTGCCGGAACGGCTATTGCGGAAACGCTGACGATCGCCACCGTCAATAATGGCGACATGATCCGGATGCAGAAGCTCACGGATGACTTCAAAGCGAAAAATCCGGACATCGACCTGAAATGGGTCACGCTCGAAGAAAATGTGCTGCGGCAGAAGGTGACGACTGACATCGCGACCAAGGGCGGTCAGTTCGACATCATGACCATCGGCAATTACGAGGTGCCGATCTGGGCCAAACGGGGCTGGTTGAAGCCGCTCGACGCGCTTGGTGCGAATTATGATGAAGCAGACCTCCTGCCCACGATCCACGAAGCGGTCTCTTATGACGGCAAGCTCTACGCTTCGCCTTTTTATGGCGAAAGCGCCATGGTCATGTATCGCAAGGATCTGTTCGAGAAGGCGGGGCTGACCATGCCGGCCGAGCCGAACTGGGATTTCATCGCCGAGGCCGCGCGCAAGATCACCGACAAGAATGCATCGATCTATGGCATCTGCTTGCGCGGCAAGGCGGGATGGGGAGAGAACATGGCTTTTCTCACCGCACTCGCTAATTCCATGGGTGGCCGCTGGTTCGATGAGCAGTGGAAACCGCAATTTGACCAGCCGGAATGGCAAAAATCTATCGATTATTACGTCAAGCTGATGAAAGACGCTGGCCCTCCCGGTGCTTCCGCCAACGGCTTCAACGAGAATCTCGCTCTCTTTCAAACCGGCAAATGCGGTATCTGGATAGACGCCACGGTCGCTGCCTCTTTCGTCAGCAATCCCAAGGATTCCGCAGTCGCTGACAAGGTTGGTTACGCTTTGTTCCCAGCCTCTGGCACGCTCGGCAATCACGGCAATTGGCTGTGGGCGTGGAGTCTTGCCGTGCCGGCCGGGAGCAAGAAAGATAAAGCGGCGCAGAAGTTCATCGGTTGGGCGACTGACAAGGCCTATATAGATCTCGTCGCAGGCAAGGAAGGATGGGCGAGCGTTCCTCCCGGCACGCGCATCTCCCTTTATGAGAATGCGCAATATCGTCAGGCAGCGCCCTTCGCCCTTCCGACACTCGCGGCGATCAAGGCCGCCAATACGGCCAAACCTACTGTCAAGCCCGTACCTTATACTGGCGGCCAGTTCGTGGCTATCGCGGAGTTTCAGGGAATTGGGACGGCAGTCGGCCAGCAATTCTCGGCGGCTCTCGCCGGCCAGGTCACGCCGGAACAGGCGCTTCGGAATGCCCAGCAATTGACAGCGCGGGAAATGACCAAGGCTGGCTACATCAAGTAA